DNA from Papio anubis isolate 15944 chromosome 1, Panubis1.0, whole genome shotgun sequence:
cagcaacttggatagagctggaggccactacTCTTAAGTGAACCAACATTTTGACCTGCCCAGGGTCACTGAAGAAGGCTTGGGGTGGCCAGCACATTTTCCTGTCCCTTCACCCCAGCATGCTGTGTGTATGCTTTAATCTGAAATGGCTGGGAAGAAATTTTCCATTTGAGCAAAAATGCCAccaacaaatgtaaaagataagTGATACATTGGGGAACATATGACAATAGTTGATATCCCTATTATAAAAAGAGCTCTCACAAATGAATATGTAAGATGAATATGCCAATAGGAAACAGACAAAGGTTATGAATATTCCATAGATGTTCAACCAATAGATGTTCAACTTCATTAGTCATGCAATGCAAGCaaaaagatgtcttttttttcttttttttttttttttgcctaccaTATTGATCAAGATAGACAGCCCCTACTGTTGGAGAGTTGTAGGGAAGACGGATTGCTGATGAAATGTTGACTGACAGAAACTTTCTCAAGAGTTTCATCATAAGGGGCAGTACTGAAGATGTGCATATTGATTCTATTTATAAGAGTTTATCCCTGGGAGACAGTCCCACAAGTGCAAAAGAGTTTGTACCAGTATATTTATCAGATCATTGTTTAGGATAGCAAAAACttagaaacaacctaaaaaaCCACCTACCGAGTTAAATGATGACGTACCTATTCAATGGAGTTCTATGCAGCCACTGTTGATCTATATTTGGTAATGTGGGACCACATTCACAACAGTGAGAACAGGAGGATATAATACAGCATCTCTGGTCAGGTTCTGGTCCCATCAAATGTTGTGGCTGTGGGACTGGAGAGGGGTAGGAAGGGTATACACCAGAATGTTCCAGTGGTTTGCCTCCAGGTAGAAGGATTcgggatgtttttcttttcttcattagatGTTTCTGTGTTGTTTGAATTTTCTACAAGCATTTCTTATCTCTATAGTGGGAAGGGAATTGTTCTTAATTTAATATGGATTAAAGGAAACCTTTGTACATTAATGGTGGGAATGGAAAtcagtgcaaccactatggagaagtttagaggttcttcaaaaaactcaaaatagagcTACCAAATGATTCAGCAATGCCGTTTGTGTGTGTAcgccagaagaaaaaagaaaatctcattacATTGAAGTGATTTCTGCCCTCCAATGTTAccagttaccacccctttccatgggaatgacctggaagttaccaTCCCTTTCCTAGAATGTTCTAAATAGCTTGCCCTTCAATTTGCATTAACCCACTTCTTACTTTTGCACGTAATTGAAAGTGTGTGTAAGTGGGTATAAATACAATTCCCAAATTAAACTCATTTTCCGATAAGATAATACATGCTGTATTggccagggttctccagagacacagaaccagggggatatatatttttttaaatggagatttattatgaggaattggtTCCCGGGATTACGGAAGCCAAAGAGTCCCACACTGTGCCATCTGTAAGCTGCAGACCCAGGAAAGCAAGGGTATACTTCATTCTGAGTTTGAAGGCCTGGCTGAGAATGAGGGGAGGTGAGGGTATAAATCCTAGGCTGAGAGCAGGAGAAGATGAAATGAAGTGTCCCGCTCAAGCAGCGAGGTAGGGAGAAATGAGTCAAATTCCTGCTTGCTCTGACTTTTGGTCTATCTAGGACCTCCGTGGGTTGGATGGTGCCACCCCACCGCGGAGGGGAATCTGCCTTACAGAGCCCACCGAGCTGAATGCTAatatcttccagaaacaccctcactcTCACAATGTTTAATCCGGGCAACCATGGCCAGTCAAGGTGACAcctgaaattaaccatcacacgtGCTTATTCTAGAAAACTtgagaaatatagaaaagaacaaagcaggaataGCAATCACTCATCATTCCCCACCCTAGCTGTGAGCACATTTGAGTTCATTCCcaaaggagggtgggaggaaaacCAAGGCAGACTTTGAGGTTTCTGATGTTGGCCATGATCACGCCACAGGTTCAAGTATAGGGTCCTGGAAAGTGGCTAGTGGCGTTAATTCTGACAAATGTGTAGAAAATATCCTgactttttggttttctctttcaaCAATCAAATGAGAATAAGGCTGAGAGGACCTGATCTTTTTGAGTCTTGGGATAAACTTGGAAGATAAAATGACAGAATAATTTGAGACACacataaatgttatatttcaGATATTCTTTCTCTACCTGGGAACAACCATTTTACTGAAAGATGGTTGCAACTTTGTACATTTTTGTGTTGCCTTTGGCCAAAGGACCCAGCTGAGCATTGGAATAGCTCACCCAGCATGTCGCTAAGTGGGAAAGGCTTAAATAAGGCAAAGGAGGTTTAACGCCCAGATAAAACATGGTGGAGTAGTTGAGAGTATAGTGTTCACTTCCTACCCTCCCATTTCCTAAAGGGCTGACCAAGTCACTTAATCTTGATGTATCTCAGTCCATCTATAAATTGGGTAAAGTAATAGTGAGATAGAAAACAGGCAGGACTTGTTTTCTGGTCATAACCCTGCTGACCAAAACAGGATGTGGTCCAGATGagataaggttaaaaaaaaaactagccaaagCCAGCAAACGGCAATGAGGGTGATCCCTGGCTGCTCTCATTACTCATCAGCATGGGACACtctcaccagtgccatgacagtttacaattGCCATGACAACGACCCGGCAGTTACCATCCCTTTCCATGGTAACGACCCAGAAGTGACCTTTCCTAGGAAGTTCTAAATAGCTTGCTCCTCAATTTGCATTAAcccaccccttaatttgcatgtgaCTAAAAGTGGGTATACATACAATTTCCAAGAGCCCCTATGTGGCCGACTCTGGGCGTACTGCCTATGAGTTAGCCCTTCTCCACAAGGAGTAGTGCCCTTCAATAAAGAATTGTGGTCTCCCGGGCGccgtggctcgcacctgtaatcccagcactttgggaggccgaggcaggtggatcacgaggtcaggagatagagaccattctggctaacacggtgaaaccccatctctactaaaaatacaaaaaattagccaggcgtggtggcgggcgcctgtagtcccagctacttgggaggctgaggcaggaaaatggcgtgaacccgggaggcggagcttgcagtgaactgagatcgtaccactgcactctagtctgggcgacagagcaagactctgtctcaaaaaaaaaaaaaaacagccaaaaagGATGTGATCTAACATCActggctcacccttgaattccttcctggaTAAAGCCAAGATCCCTCCCAAgctaagccccaatttggggACTCACCTGTCCTACATGAATAGTACTTAACTCATAGTGTTGTTAGGAGTCTGAAATTGCTTCATATTTGTTAAAGCACTTTTAGCTCATAGTGTTGATCACTTGCAGTGTTCGCTTTTATTGCAAGTGCTCATCACTTGCAGTGTTCGCTTTTATTGCCTCTAAGACTCATTTGTTATTTACAAGGCTGCTGTGTGTGGACTCTCTGGAGCCCATCTCTTTGGGATTTTGAATGACTTGTGTGCAGGCTAACACTCTCCCTGTCTGTGTGTCTTCCTgcagccaggaggaagaggaggaggaggaggctgcctcAAGGTACTATGTCCCCAGCTACGAGGAAGTGATGAACACAAACTACTCAGAAGCAAGGGGAGAGGAGCGGAACCCGAGGCTGAGCATCTCTCTCCCGTCCTATGAGTCACTGACGGGGCTTGACGAGACCACCCCCACATCCACCAGGGCAGATGTGGAGGCCAGCCCTGGGAACCCCCCTGACAGGCAGAACTCTAAGTTGGCCAAACGACTGAAACCACTGAAAGTTCGAAGGATTAAATCTGAAAAGCTTCACCTCAAAGACTTTAGGATCAACCTCCCGGACAAAAACATCCCTCCTCCCTCGATAGAGCCTTTGACTCCTCCACCGCAGTATGATGAGGTCCAGGAGAAGGCCCCCGACACCCGGCCGCCCGACTGAATGGCCCCACTTGAGTCACGCTCCCTCCTGTCTCTCACACCTTTCGCCCCCAAGACTCTAACAAAGCCACGTGAGCCACGGTTGAGAAGCGGAGGGGCCAGATGTGCACGGAGCCATTTGGATGGTGGGGGGGATTCTCTGTATCAGGAGTGACTTTGTTGCCCCACACAGCCTCCTGCTGCAGGCGCTTTGGAAGGGGATGCTGCCTTGGAGCTGGTGAATCTGTGGACCACATTCAAGCGTGTGGCGCAGGCATCTCCCCATCCTCTTCGCTCCGAATCACAGGCGACACATTCTCCTTTCCAGCTAGGAAAGGGTTCCTCGCGGCTGGTTTAgattgtggttgtttgttttgcttctaatAGGACTGTTTGGTTTCAAAAAGGAAACAAGTTTTGTGTTTGCTGTCTACGCTGGAGTCCTGAACTGTGGGTAGGAGATACGACCTGGCTTTGTAGAAAGGACACAGGGCTGTTTTGTGAACTAAGCGGTGAGGCTCAGGTGGCTGCTCTCGCAGAGCCCCTGATGCTGTCGTTCTTTGAGGGCTTAAGGCCTGATGAACTTAGGCATGTGATGCATAATAGTCTTAATTGGTACACTTAACTAGTCTCTTCTGtgtaacagcaaaaaaaaaaaaaaaggaaaactgtggGAAATGTTCTGTTCTTTTTGAAATGCCATGCAATGGagctttttataataaaatattttatatgtggtACATTTGGGTGCTGAGTTACTTTAGCAGCTCTTCCAATACTGACTTTCTTAGggaaaaatggcaataataatagctaatatgtACTGAATAGTTATGCCCAGTGTTGTGCTAAGCATTTCACACATCACCCCATGTCGTCTGGACCCAAGTCTTGTAATAATGCCATTCTGCAGGTCAGTTCACAGAGGCTTTAGGTTCATGTAAGTACCCTGTGTCACActgctagtaagtggtagagctggggtttGAGCCCAGGTTGCCTGGCTCCAAGGCCTGAGTTACACACTCCCCATACAGCTCAGTGTAAAGAGCTTTTCCAGACTTCGAATGAAGACTTGCACTTCTCAAGTTCAGAGGTTGGCCCTGTCAACCCATGTGCCCATAATAAAGTTCTGGTTGTTTGAACAGCAGCTTTCTACCTGTCTAGgcatccttcctctctccctctcctgagAACTGGCCCAGGAGGGAGCTCAGTGCAGCTTGTCCTCTGCCCCCAGAACTGACAGGCTATGTAAGTGTTGGGGGTGGGTGAGCATGTCGCCCTGGAGGAGGAGAGTGAGTCTGTGCAGCCCAGCAAAGCAGTGCAATGAATAAGAAATGCCCAGGGGATCGCACACTGTTGAAGATGGGACATAGGAGGGGAATGGAGACCTCTGGGGTCAGGGTCTTGACCGTGAAGTGAGTGTCTGGGAAAACAGACCCAAGTCCAAAGGAAGCCTTCCTGCTATTGGTGGGCATGGAGCCAGCCTGCTGAGGAGTCTGTGTCAAACCTGGTTGGAAGAGTAATTCCCAGGCCCAGATGTTTTCCTAACAAGCTCCGGTGGACAGGGAAGGGATGACAGGCACCGAGTCACCTTCTTATGTCAAGATTGGCAGCAGTGACTAAAGTTCGAAACTTTCACTTTCCTTATGCAATGCATTATTAAAAGGCGAGATGTTGGGATTGGCTTTGTGGCATGGGACACCCAGAGGCCTGGTCCATTCCCCGGCTCAGTCCTGAGCCGACCCGTGGCTCTTTGCGTCTCATGTCTCTGGGCTGGGCTTGCTTTCCTGTTACTTTCTGTGCTTCTTCCCAACCAGAGGATAAATGGgaggaaaatagaagagaagagcAAGGACCCAGACGAGTTGAGAAATGACTTTCTGGAAAAGCTCTCAATCTGGCTTCTGGTAGACACCTTTTGGGGTGTCTCCCAAGTCTAGACCCTCCACGGGGGAGAAGGAGTTGTGAGGCTTGGGTGGGCTGATTGGGGATTCCTAAAGGTATCAgaccctaatccctggaaccgGTAAATATTACCTTGTAAGGTAAAgtttttgcaaatgtgattaaattaaggattaaAGATGATGGGATTGTCCTGGGTTTGCCAGGTGGGCCCTTAATGCCAACTACAAATGTCCTCACAAGCAAAAGAGGGGGAGAGTATATACACAGAAGAGGGGAGGCAATGTGATCCCAGAAGCAGAGATGGGAGTGATGAATCTACAAGTCCAGGAAGGCCGGCAGACACCAGAATCAGGAAGAAGCAAGGGATGCATTCTCCCCTAGAGCCCCTGAAGGCTGCAGccccctgctgacaccttgatgtcAGGCCAGTTAATATGATTTTGGGCTTctgccctccagaactgtgagagaacaaGTCTCTGTTGTTATTGGTCACCAAGTTTGTAATAATTTACTAGAGAGTTCACAGGAAACCAAGACAGAGCTCAATCTTCAACTCACTAGAGATCAGCCTCCCTTTGGCCTCAACACTTCATGACTCTTCCCACAGAGAGGAGTGCAATGGAAATAGCATTTAGGACTCCTGCTTGTATGTGTGGAAATGATCAAGCAgaaaattattcatattattcAGAGGATTATAATGGACATGTGGTACACACAATATAAAGCATAGACTCACCTCTTTCTAAAATGAAGGCAGGAAGAATGTTAGCTGGAAAACTTAACCACAGGTTTGGAGTCCTAAATAGTGCCTCGAGGCAAGGAAGTTCTGTGCAGTATTGAGTTAAAACCACCTGTCAAAACAGGAGGGCACCTTCACTCAAAATTCCCCAAAGCACATTTGTCCTGTTTGTTTATTGATTCTACCATGATCATCCTCAAGACTCTCTCTCCTTGgactagaaaagaaaagaagaaaggaagaaaaaggaagaaggatagAAGGAAGATAAAtagaagggggaaggaaggaagggagggaaggaagggagggaaggaaggcagggagggaaggagggagggagagaggaaggaagggagggagggagggaaaggaaagggaagggaaagggaagggaaaaggaaggtcaagagaagggaaggaaggagaggaaaaaagggagaagcTAAGAACCAGAAGACTctagttcttttctttcctcccaacCATTTTTTTGTCCCTAAATTAAATATAAGagcacaaagatgggggaaatgCAAGCCACATGGCCCCAGGGCTATGAAACAGCAGCAAGAAGAAATCTGAATGAATTCCAGTTTTTTAAAGTCCCACTCAGCACTCCCACCCTACTCAAGAGGACAGATCTCAGCAGCTTGCTGGGATCATGTGACCTCTATACTCTCAGGCCACAGCTGATTGGATCTGAGGTATGGATCCACCCAGGGAGAACCAATCAGAAACTGAGTTTGGCTAGGCAAGTCTTTCCCAGGAGCCCAGCTTGGGATCGAGAGGTCAGTTCTGAGTGACGTGGTCTCAGAGGTTAGATAACTGTCTGGGGGCCGTCAGGGTGGGTCACAGACAAGTGAAGCAGGAGAAGTCACTCTGCAGAGAGAGAATGGAGCTAACTGTTCAaatacacagccatgaaaaatgaGCCTCAGAGACTGCTGCCTCCTGGTGACTTTCTGGTCCTTGGTCCTTGGGAAGCCCAACTGTACTGAGAGATGATGTCCCCCAATCAATTTCCTTCTTTagctttgatcttttttttttttttttttttttttttttttgagatggtgtttcacttttgttgtccaggctggagtgcaatggtgcaatcttggctcactgcaacctccgcctcctgggttcaagtgattctcctgcctcagcctcccaagtagctgggattacaggcatgtgttaccacacccggctaattttgtattcttagtagagatggtgtctcaccatgttggtcaggctggtctcaaactcctgacctcaagtgagccacccgccttggcctcccgaagtgctgggattacaggcatgcgccactgagcccggccagcTTTGATCTTGAATTTAACTGAAATCCTTGAGGACAGAACTGCCTTTCCATCGTCCACAGTCCTGGGCCCACAGTTGGTACTCCACCTaacctcaatttttatttttcctttcctctgactGGTTGCAGTTCTGGTGAAGGGGAGCCACAGGCAGGTGATTAAGGCACAAGACTGGAGCATGACTGTGACTGCAGTGTAGACCACTGCCTGGGGAGTGCAGCTGAACCAGCTGGACCCATCCATTTCCACAAATGCTTACTGAGCGCCTGTtaga
Protein-coding regions in this window:
- the TMEM51 gene encoding transmembrane protein 51 isoform X1 → MAQSKANGSHYALTAIGLGMLVLGVIMAMWNLVPGFSAAEKPTAQGSNKTEVGGGILKSKTFSVAYVLVGAGVMLLLLSICLSIRDKRKQQQGEDLAHVQHPTGAGPHAQEEDSQEEEEEEEAASRYYVPSYEEVMNTNYSEARGEERNPRLSISLPSYESLTGLDETTPTSTRADVEASPGNPPDRQNSKLAKRLKPLKVRRIKSEKLHLKDFRINLPDKNIPPPSIEPLTPPPQYDEVQEKAPDTRPPD